A stretch of DNA from Triticum dicoccoides isolate Atlit2015 ecotype Zavitan chromosome 2A, WEW_v2.0, whole genome shotgun sequence:
AAATTCCAAATCGGCAGTTCCGGTGAGCCAAGCTCATGCGATGCACGAGAGCGCACCTGGGTGGGTCAGGCAATGCAACCTCGCTCGGTCTCATAAGTGGTGTACCTGAGGTTGCACCTCGTCTATTCGTTTAACTCATAATCTCGTCTACTTATTAGTCCCATCTAATCTACACAACGGTGCTTCAGTTTGAGATAAGTTCTACAAAAAAGAAGCACATTGATGTTGCAATCAAGTGATTGGTTCGTAGTTTCATCCATTGTAAATGTTTAATTTCATGCTCATGTTTGAATCTATTCTGGacaatttttttcaaattcgttgCACATAGTCGGCCGTTTGAAATTTTCTTTGACCAGTAGCTTCATCTCGCAGTTCCACACGACTTGGGTTTTGCACGTTTTTGTTTTGGCGAtcgtagaagagtagatctacacCATCCTCGTGAGTGTACATATGCATATGTGTGGTCTGATTTAAGACACTCCTTAATTATTCCTCTAGGATTTTTACCCCGCGTCGTGTTACACTGACGCCATCGCCAGCGTGGTTCTGCTCGATCTCCTCCCCTGCGTCTTGCTGTAGTGGCATcatcgtcgccgccgttcaccTCGGGCTCCTCTCCTACACCCTACTGCACTCATGCCATCATGGCGCGCACACTATATTTCTTCTCCTCTATCCTCTTTCCTCATAACCCTCCGATTCGTCCCTCCGCATAGAACTTTTCTGCGGTGACGATGCTACGAACTTGAAAGTGCAATTAATCCCCGggtagttttggtaattaataGCATCATATatttcattgaactaatatccattcaagtgaaagatttcaggaagttcaatgattggcatggcaaggacTAGAGATGTggccccctcaaaatgctaaggatatggattggcaaaaactcaagactcttcatttttggttaagtgatccaagatcacattgagtccataggaaagtcaatactattaaaagggggatgAGGCTTTGATGATGATCTAGTGTCTCAAGTTCTTAGTGACATTGCTCCAAAGCCCTTTGCCACTTTCTCTATCCAAAACCCTAATATGCAACTCGGTCGCATCGAAAATTTTCAATCTGGACCCACCAAGTTTACCAAGACACTACCACTACCAAACCAAATCCTAACAAATTGGAtccaccgatatggatctcggtcccaccgagatggcatTGTCAACTCTTTGTAATcatttgcaattatttcggtcccatcgagttttcattttcttcttttcttAGGCAACTTGTCtctttatttttcattttcttttcctttcttaaatccacaacttctcttaaattcatgaaaatttcaaaattttgaacattttGCAAACCCATGGACACTTTtcttaaatttgtgaactttttccaaatcgttaactttttcaaatgcatgaatgTTTTTCAAATTCACTATTTCTTTGGTTACATTTTTATCAAATTTGTATAacttcatcatttttggaaaaaatcattgaatttgaaaaatctTCATCGATTTATAGAACTTTCTATAAaaatcatcaattttcaaaaaagttcacaaaattgaaaTATTCATAATTTTTAAAACAAACAaagtcgattttgaaaaaagttcacaaaatttaagtaaatataaaaacaaaaaacaaaaatatagcTAAAGGGCCCGGCCCTGCCTGGAGGGCTTCACGCGCCTGTTTGTAAAATACACAGTAATGAGCGCCTGAAGCGCCAAATAGGATCCGCCCCAATTGTGTGCTGGCGTCGATATATCCCAAATTCTATTTGACGTCCTCAACGTCGGTTATTGGGTAGTCCATGAACAGTAACCAAATGGGAAGCTTACCTGATGTGCCTCACCGTCTCCCCATTCTGATTTTTTCTAGTTTTAGTTGgcctttttttcattttcttcttttcttAGGCAAATTTtctcttttcattttctttttcttttctaaatTCGCATACTTTTCTTAAATTCGTGAAgctttcaaattcgtgaacattatTGCAAATCCATGGACACTTTTcttaaattcgtgaactttttccaaatcgtCAGCTTTTCCTTCAAATGCATGAATGTTTTGCAAATCCACTAACtcttaatcatttttatttttattttcaaaatCAGCAAACCATTTTTtcaaaatagatgaactttttcagattcatgattttctaaagatatatgaactttttcaaaattcacAACTTTTTTCAAATCATTACTCtcttattttcaaattcatgaacttttctcaaatttgagattttttgcaaacggttttcatattttttgaaaattttcaaattctCAATTTGTTAGAATtttgtgaacttttctcaaatgGATAAAGTTTTTTTAAAATCCCTAAAAAATTGATTTCAATTTTTTGTAACAGTATTAAAAATATGGCCGGTTTTTTCTCTTCTACGTGAGGAGCACaggtgaggaagaagacgatggtggGGCATTTGGTTGTTGTGTGTGTCATTCGTCTcatcaaagaagaaaaaggaataaaGATCTGAGGTAGCAATGGCAGGGCCCAAGAGCAGGTCACGTACGTGTGTGAGGGATTAAAGGAGGGATGCGAGCATGAGGCGACTGGCGCGAGGATGTGACCAGTACCATCGGGATCCTTTTCCATGTAAAAGAATACATGCTTAAGTCTACTTTTTCAAAAggagaggcaaaagatttgcctcattgaTTAActaagcagaagagaattgcccagttaattgatAAAAAACCAAACGCCAAACCGTCACAACCGGGCTTAAGTCACTTTTAAACAATAGATAAAATAGGTAGAGATGGGCTAAATGGGTCTCAATCATGACAATTATGCAAAGAATGGGTCAAAAACAGCTAGCACGCAATTCATTTCCTAAAAAAAAGCTAACCCATGTTAATCAGCACTAATAGAACATTTGCAGCATCCAGGGCAAACCGAACATATCTTTCCACCAGCTGCATTCTCACCGCTGACCTGCTCCGGCTGTTTCTCAGCAGCTGCAGCGCACGGAACACAGCCTGCTTCGTCAAGCTTTTGGGCCTTAGCGTACTGTTTGGCTGCGTCAGACGATCAAACGCCGCTGCTTACTTTGGTCCAACCGCCGGGACCCGGCGAGCACGAGGGCGGCCGACGCTGTCCACAACCGAGTAACCGACGGCCAGCAGTACGCCTTACAAGAAGACGGCCAGCAGGTCGATATCGATCCATGGGCACCATAAGCAACACGTGGGTACGCAAGCGCGTGACAACCCAAATTTTTGACCTCGTTTCCTTTTTGATTTCCTCCCTTTCTCAAGCAGATACTGTATTTTAGAAAGATATACTGTATTTTAAAAAGAGATCCCTGGTCTAAAGGGAAGCTTGCAGGACAGGCCCAGCCTTGCAACTGTCCGGCGGCCTATATCACAGCTCTGCCCGCCCCTTCTGGATGAGATAGCCGTCCTCTTCTTCATTCGTGATATAGGCCTGCATCTTTCTCAGCCGTCCTCTTCTTCCTTCCTGCTACTGGTAACCTACGAGAGGGTGTTGGCCCCCAATGGCGAGGGCTCCGGTGCTTCCCGCGCTCTTGTGCCTCGCGGTCCTCGCGCTGGCCGGCGGCGCCGATGCGAGGAGGAAGATGGTCGGCGTGTACGAGCTCAAGAGAGGGGATTTCTCCGTCAAGATGACCAACTGGGGCGCCACCATCATGTCGGTCCTCGTCCCTGATTCCCAAGGTATCTTCATCTTCTTCTCTCTACccgaaaaacaacaacaaaaaagatcTTGTTTCCACCAGAAAATGAGAAGAGATCTGGTTCCCGTACCAAGAAAATCATATCCCCTCTATGTGTGATCTTGCTTTCGTGTGGCGTGTGAGACTCACTTACCTCGCAACAAATTATTTTGCAGGGAATTTGGCTGATGTTGTGCTGGGCATGGACACCCTCGCTGAGTATGTTGTAAGTTCACCGAACCCTTCTCGAAATTATCTTTTCTGCTGCATTCCTTCAGCGTCCGTCCGAAATGTAGATTGCTCATAGAACGAACCTTGCGCCGCTTCtcgttttgcttctttctttttcgGTTCAGGGCATATGTATGGACTGTTCCACTGAATTCCTTATCTGTTCAATTGGCTTACCTGATTACAGCTCGTTAGTACGACTCAGGAGGAGAATATCACTCAACCTTTAGGCTAGCATCAATGCCGGCATGCTCTTCCGAATACCCTGTATTCACCACCATTTTGTCAATAGTCAATAGCTCATCATTTTTACCTTTTCTGAAAATCTCTTACATGTAAGGATCAAAAGTACAGAGAAGAGAAAATTAAGGAGACAAGAGTACATGATCATGAATAAACAAATGAACCGACAAGCAGCTATAGGTGGATCCAATCCTTCTTGTGATTTTGAGTAATGCACTAATTGCCCACCATGTGAAACAACTTCTCTAAAAGAAACTATAAAAACTTGTGGTCGTGGAATGATGAAGGGAGAGCTTTTGTTTTCTAAAATAATTCTGGCCGTGGGATTGCCCTCGTCTGCCGTACCAGCTGCAGATTTTCCGTTCATTGTCTACTAATCCTCACCCTCCCCCGTGATACACACACGTCCCTTGCTACTGTAGTCTCTTCCCATTAGTTTGATTTGAGTGGTCAAAGCATATATGGCGAGATCAGAAGAGCCCGGCAACAGAATTTTCCATGCACGAGCCAAGTCTTCCACCAATCAATCAGATTTTCGGAGAAGCTTATCTGCGAGCCGTCATGCTAGACTAGTTGAAAATGACACCTCAACACCAACTCACAAAGTTTCAGAAAAGTCCTGTGCACGAGCCGTCAATCTTTGAGCTGGTACACAATGACGACTCTGGCCGACCAGGCCCCATCGCTCCAGCGTGGTGCTCCGATCCATTTTGTCAATCAAAATCTGAAAGGCCATGTGCATGCGTACATATATAAGCAACACGCCAACCAATCATATGAAATCATTTCTTATCCTAGCAAAGATTTGTCCGATTATTCGCCTGATCTGTCAACTTTATTGCTGTCCTGATGAGACACCACGTTTATTTTTGTCATCATGATGAGACGCCACGTTAATTTTAAGTTGTTGTTTCCTCTGGCTATTCAGAATGATACCTCTTACTTTGGGCCGCTAAATGGGAGGGTGGCGCAGAGGATGGCCAGGGGCCGCTTCGTCCTCGACGGAAAAGTGTACCATACCTACATCAACGACGGAAAGAACGCAATTCATGGTATGATATTGTCTGCTTGCTTTGATCAGAGCTTTGTTGAGGCGCGAGAGGCGTATATAAAGGAACTAATTAACCCGCCATTGATTGTGCGCTTGCACTGTGTAGGTGGCAAAAGAGGGTTCAGCAAGGTCATATGGACGGTGAAAGAGTACGTCGCCGGCGGCGACTCCCCATACATCACCATGTACTACCGCAGCTTCGACGGAGAGCAAGGTGCGAAAATGCAGCGATCGACGTGGCCCATTTCGTTCAGAAGCTTTTATTATCGCGCAATGCACTCAACAGCCATGGTTAAAAATGACGAAATGAGCAGGGTTCCCCGGAGACCTGGACGTGTACGCGACGTACCAGCTGACGGGCCCGTACGAGCTGAGCATCCGCACGAACGCGACGGCGCTGAACAAGGCGACGCCGGTGAACTTCCTGCAGCACGTGTACCTGAACCTGGGCGGGGAGGGCAGCGGCGACATCCTGGGCCACACGCTCCAGCTCTCCGCGTCCCGCTACACCCCGCTGGACGTGGAGATGCTCCCGTCGTCCGGCCGCGTCGACCCCGTGGCTGGCACCAGCTACGACTTCCGCACGCCGATGCCAATCGGCGCGCGCATCAGGCAGGTCATGGGCGGCAAAGTCTACGGGTACGACATCAACTACGTCATCGACGGGGAGGGCATGCGGAAGGTGGCGGTGGCGCGGGACGGCAAGTCCGGGCGCGCGCTGGAGCTGTGGGCCAACCAGCCGGCCATGCAGCTCTACACCGGCAACTTTCTGAACCACACCCAGGGGAAGGGCGGCAAGCTGTACGAGCAGTACGGCGGGTTCTGCCTCGAGACGCAGGCGTACCCGGACGCCGTGAACCACCCCGAGTTCCCGTCGGTGACGGTGAGGCCCGGCCAGGTGTACAAACACGACATGCGCTTCACGTTCTCCTTCTAGCTAGGCTGGACTATGGCTGCTACGGTAGTAGTAGTGCCACCATTGGTTAATGGATCGTACTAGATGTGTTCACTCTGGATTTGGAGGTGGCGCGATTCGTGGGGCTGGGTACTGTTATGCCGTGAGGCCAGAGCGGCTACGGTGCTTGAAAAATAAAATCATGCGTTTGTGCAGTGCAAACAAAAATGTGCAAACATTACGTTCAAAAGAAAATGTGCAAACGTTAGCCCTTTAGCGCTTCAGCACGATTTCCAAAAGAAAATTGTGTGCAAACGTTAGCTCTTTAGCGCTTCAACACGATCGTGAATCAACCTATGATTAGATGGTTAGAAGTACACTGGTATTTCTTGTTCACCAGAGTTTAACTCTCAGATTTGACATTGGTGTTTTTATTTTTCTGCATTTATTTCATATATTCCGGTGATGTGCGTTTAGTGAAAAAGACGTCCCCATCGACTACGAAAGCgtgtgtgacaacttcatgaatttCAAGATGATGTGCCAACGcactctctcggaggtgctcataggaatagggtgtgcatgtgtgcgtttaTAGCGATGAATTTATGTGCGTATATATGAGTGTCTGCATCTGTATTATGTTAAAGAAGCGCTTCAGCGAACCTCGTGATGGTCCTCGCAGGCTATCGATACGTCTTTCCACCCACGATCTCCACGATAAAAAAAACCCCGCACGACTCCTTCGTCAAAAGCCAAAAAAAAACTACGACCAACTTACACACGTTCCCCTGCTGCGATCCCCAACTGCCGCTTGACCTGGGCAAAAGCAAAACCAGTCGTTCTCCACGCAGGCACTCCATATCCAGCGCGCGTGCTCTGCCTCCCCAATGCAAATTGGTTTTCCCAACGCCGCTGGCCGgcatctccctctccctcgacctccccagCGGCCTGCCCTCCTGTCCCCAAATCCAGGCGAGGCAtgtgggcagcggcggcggcgaggtgcgcCTCCCTCTTCCTCGAGATTCGACCTCACCGGCGGCCTCTCCCCAGTCCATGCGAGGcatgaggacggcggcggcggcgaggcgactaCAACGCAACGGAGGTGAGGTGAGGCGACGGGACCACGACACGATCTAGGTTGGGCGCATTGACGGCGCGGAGTCTCCCCTCCACGACAATAAACTCGTCCACGCCCTCCTCTACTCCAGGGTCAGCCTAGGTGCGTTCTATCCATCACAAAGACTCGCTACGGTCCTCTGCTTCCTCGTGATCCGATATTGTTGCTGAAGCGCCAGACAGACTCTTCTACAAGAACCATTGGTCTCAAGTCGCATCACCTATATATGTTCATCCACTTCTGTGAGTGCTCACCTTTACTCTtgcaacgcccggataatcatactacagtaatctcacgttaacgatgccacgtcaccccagttactgttgctaatctcacgctGGATCAAAACTTTTCAAATTCAAAAGTTTAAATAAATGTCAGACATCAAAACTTTTCAAAAGTTAAAACGAAAATGTTCGGAAAATGCCATATTTTGCATATGTAAATATGGGataataaacacatttttatataaTGCCTAAATAATTCATCGCTAtaaacgcacacatgcacaccctaaaTAATTCATCGCTACGGTCCTCTGCTTCCTCGTGATCCGATATTGTTGCTGAAGCGCCAGACAGACTCTTCTACAAGAACCATTGGTCTCAAGTCGCATCACCTATATATGTTCATCCACTTCTGTGAGTGCTCACCTTTACTCTtgcaacgcccggataatcatactacagtaatctcacgttaacgatgccacgtcaccccagttactgttgctaatctcacgctGGATCAAAACTTTTCAAATTCAAAAGTTTAAATAAATGTCAGACATCAAAACTTTTCAAAAGTTAAAACGAAAATGTTCGGAAAATGCCATATTTTGCATATGTAAATATGGGataataaacacatttttatataaTGCCTAAATAATTCATCGCTAtaaacgcacacatgcacaccctaaaTAATTCATCGCTACGGTCCTCTGCTTCCTCGTGATCCGATATTGTTGCTGAAGCGCCAGACAGACTCTTCTACAAGAACCATTGGTCTCAAGTCGCATCACCTATATATGTTCATCCACTTCTGTGAGTGCTCACCTTTACTCTtgcaacgcccggataatcatactacagtaatctcacgttaacgatgccacgtcaccccagttactgttgctaatctcacgctGGATCAAAACTTTTCAAATTCAAAAGTTTAAATAAATGTCAGACATCAAAACTTTTCAAAAGTTAAAACGAAAATGTTCGGAAAATGCCATATTTTGCATATGTAAATATGGGataataaacacatttttatataatgcctaaataatttaaattggaataaaacaaaaaagaaaataaataaaagaaagaaataaaaacagaaaagaaaacgaagTAAATAAAAAAGCCCCCTGCCCtctaggccaaccggcccagcaggCCCAACCGGTCACCCCACTCCCCCATAAcctccacccctggtcaaaccgaaCCCTATCCACTCCCCNNNNNNNNNNNNNNNNNNNNNNNNNNNNNNNNNNNNNNNNNNNNNNNNNNNNNNNNNNNNNNNNNNNNNNNNNNNNNNNNNNNNNNNNNNNNNNNNNNNNNNNNNNNNNNNNNNNNNNNNNNNNNNNNNNNNNNNNNNNNNNNNNNNNNNNNNNNNNNNNNNNNNNNNNNNNNNNNNNNNNNNNNNNNNNNNNNNNNNNNNNNNNNNNNNNNNNNNNNNNNNNNNNNNNNNNNNNNNNNNNNNNNNNNNNNNNNNNNNNNNNNNNNNNNNNNNNNNNNNNNNNNNNNNNNNNNNNNNNNNNNNNNNNNNNNNNNNNNNNNNNNNNNNNNNNNNNNNNNNNNNNNNNNNNNNNNNNNNNNNNNNNNNNNNNNNNNNNNNNNNNNNNNNNNNNNNNNNNNNNNNNNNNNNNNNNNNNNNNNNNNNNNNNNNNNNNNNNNNNNNNNNNNNNNNNNNNNNNNNNNNNNNNNNNNNNNNNNNACATCCCCTCGCGAGCCCCCCTCTCCTCGTCTCTCGCTCACGCCCGCCGTTGTCCTCGTCGCGCTCGGCCGCCACTGGCCTCGCGCACACACAGCCGCTCGCCGACCCTCGCGTCTACTACGGCCGCTCGTCCCACACGCGCACCCGCGCCGCCCTGC
This window harbors:
- the LOC119355364 gene encoding galactose mutarotase-like codes for the protein MARAPVLPALLCLAVLALAGGADARRKMVGVYELKRGDFSVKMTNWGATIMSVLVPDSQGNLADVVLGMDTLAEYVNDTSYFGPLNGRVAQRMARGRFVLDGKVYHTYINDGKNAIHGGKRGFSKVIWTVKEYVAGGDSPYITMYYRSFDGEQGFPGDLDVYATYQLTGPYELSIRTNATALNKATPVNFLQHVYLNLGGEGSGDILGHTLQLSASRYTPLDVEMLPSSGRVDPVAGTSYDFRTPMPIGARIRQVMGGKVYGYDINYVIDGEGMRKVAVARDGKSGRALELWANQPAMQLYTGNFLNHTQGKGGKLYEQYGGFCLETQAYPDAVNHPEFPSVTVRPGQVYKHDMRFTFSF